One region of Chryseobacterium sp. C-71 genomic DNA includes:
- a CDS encoding P-loop NTPase fold protein — protein sequence MGRELIENVFQKFEKHLNIENNNRIVFSGKFGIGKSYFLNEFFSDEKYEKEYFPIFINPVNYSVSNNQDIFELIKFDILFQILEKNIIDFEDFDFPTGNLVYQYFSNKFLNDFISNIDLLGETVIEEQLPKSYSIIKNVGKLLSKISEINKGDFDNFKKEIESDPDLKIIKNFFDKEELKIGSLYENNAVSQLIYKLIKDIETRTEKKPVLVIDDLDRIDPEHIFRILNIFSAHDKLGENKFGFEKVILVCDINNIKHIYHHFYGEHVDFFGYINKFYSLEVFEYSNKDYAKWFNENFKEDAYRNGNIDFLGYILSDAISKNYISARQLFNDDFSRKGVTNFYNFSNSQNYDVLFKHKYINTFSLFKSTYILLKTIIRYFGDSNNFIKYVQNVEFNQLSKYQNVVGELYLFIDFKKEKNEDSNNSLLVTPYKFSINYKHGRFEFTGDFVNADLKSLLIDAIVQYNEIIEI from the coding sequence ATGGGAAGAGAATTAATAGAAAATGTTTTTCAAAAATTTGAAAAACATTTAAATATTGAGAATAACAATAGGATTGTTTTCTCTGGGAAATTTGGAATTGGAAAATCTTATTTTTTGAATGAATTTTTTAGTGACGAAAAATATGAAAAAGAGTATTTTCCAATTTTTATAAATCCAGTAAATTATTCAGTTTCAAATAATCAAGATATTTTTGAATTGATAAAGTTTGATATATTATTTCAGATTCTAGAAAAAAACATTATTGACTTTGAAGATTTTGATTTTCCAACAGGAAATTTAGTTTATCAATATTTTTCAAATAAATTTTTGAATGATTTTATTTCAAATATAGATTTATTAGGAGAAACGGTTATTGAAGAACAATTACCTAAATCTTATTCAATAATCAAAAATGTAGGGAAATTACTTTCAAAAATTTCTGAAATTAACAAAGGTGATTTTGATAATTTCAAAAAAGAAATAGAATCAGATCCAGATTTAAAAATTATTAAAAATTTTTTTGATAAAGAAGAATTAAAAATTGGTTCTCTTTATGAAAATAATGCAGTTTCTCAGCTCATTTATAAATTAATAAAAGATATTGAAACGAGAACTGAAAAGAAACCTGTTTTGGTTATTGATGATTTAGATAGAATTGATCCTGAGCACATCTTTAGAATCTTAAACATCTTCTCTGCACACGATAAATTGGGTGAAAATAAATTTGGATTTGAGAAGGTCATTTTAGTTTGTGATATAAATAATATTAAACATATTTATCATCATTTTTACGGAGAGCATGTTGATTTTTTTGGATACATAAATAAATTTTATTCTTTAGAAGTTTTTGAATATTCGAATAAAGATTATGCAAAGTGGTTTAATGAAAATTTTAAAGAAGATGCTTATAGAAATGGCAATATTGATTTTTTAGGCTACATACTGTCAGATGCTATTTCAAAAAATTATATTTCTGCAAGACAGTTGTTTAATGACGATTTCTCAAGAAAAGGTGTGACAAATTTTTATAATTTTAGTAATTCTCAAAATTACGATGTATTATTCAAGCATAAATATATAAATACATTCTCTCTTTTTAAAAGCACATATATACTACTCAAGACTATAATTCGATATTTTGGTGATTCGAATAATTTTATAAAATATGTGCAAAACGTTGAATTTAATCAATTGTCAAAATACCAGAATGTAGTTGGAGAACTATACCTATTTATAGATTTCAAAAAGGAAAAAAATGAGGATAGCAACAATAGTCTCCTTGTTACCCCATACAAGTTTAGCATAAATTATAAGCATGGAAGATTTGAGTTTACTGGTGATTTTGTTAATGCTGATCTAAAATCTCTTTTAATAGATGCAATTGTGCAGTATAATGAAATAATAGAAATTTAA
- the metH gene encoding methionine synthase produces MKYLKLSGLEPLIITPESNFINVGERTNVAGSKKFLRLIKEEKFSEALDIARDQVDGGAQILDVNFDDGLIDGKASMIKFLNLIGSEPDISKIPIMVDSSKWEILEAGLQVVQGKCVVNSISLKEGKEEFVKHAKAIKRYGAAVIVMAFDEVGQADNYERRLEITKRSYDILVDEVKFPAEDIIFDLNIFPVATGMDEHRRNAIDFIEATRWVRQNLPHASVSGGVSNVSFSFRGNDTVREAMHSVFLYHAIQAGMNIGIVNPAMLEVYDQINKELLELVEDVILDKREDATERLLDYSERNKSVKKEKVEELEWRTYPLQERITHSLVKGIDRFIEEDVEEARLLADRPLHVIEVNLMTGMGVVGDLFGAGKMFLPQVVKSARVMKKAVAYLQPFIEAEKDVAQKPNGKILMATVKGDVHDIGKNIVSVVLGCNNYDIVDLGVMVPAEKIIQAAIDHNVDVIGLSGLITPSLDEMVYIASELERQNLNFPLLIGGATTSKAHTAVKIDLKYKNAVVHVNDASRAVNVVSSLLGDRNKEYVDDLKNDYSDFREKFLNRQVDKNYVSIEDARKDKLKIDWEKEEIFTPNNLGIQVFENQDLEELIPFIDWSPFFRSWDLHGKYPNIFDDEVVGEQAKELFADGQKILRKIVDEKLLVAKAIFGIFKANSNETDDILIYDENDQEKVKFLTLRQQVQKSKGKDYIALSDFIAPKSTGKTDYMGAFCVCTGFGTDELSDQYEKDNDDYNAIMVKAIADRFAEAYAEFLHKKVRTEYWGYANQENLSNEDLIAEKYKGIRPAPGYPACPDHLEKHAIWDLLKVEENIGVYLTESLAMFPTAAVSGYYFGSPHAKYFGLGKISEDQLKEYSQRKGISLQEARKWLNPNLADGF; encoded by the coding sequence ATGAAATATTTAAAATTATCAGGCCTCGAGCCTTTGATTATAACGCCGGAAAGTAATTTCATCAATGTTGGTGAAAGAACCAATGTTGCCGGATCCAAAAAGTTTTTAAGGTTAATTAAAGAAGAGAAATTTTCTGAAGCTTTAGATATTGCAAGAGATCAGGTTGATGGAGGTGCGCAAATTCTTGATGTGAATTTTGATGACGGTCTGATTGATGGGAAAGCTTCCATGATCAAATTCCTGAATCTTATCGGTTCCGAACCGGATATTTCCAAAATCCCAATCATGGTCGATTCTTCCAAATGGGAAATTTTGGAAGCTGGTTTGCAAGTTGTTCAGGGGAAATGTGTGGTGAATTCCATCAGTTTAAAAGAAGGAAAAGAAGAATTCGTAAAACACGCCAAAGCCATCAAAAGATACGGAGCGGCGGTTATCGTTATGGCCTTCGATGAGGTCGGGCAAGCCGATAATTATGAAAGAAGATTGGAAATTACCAAACGTTCTTACGATATTTTGGTGGATGAGGTTAAATTTCCTGCTGAAGATATTATTTTCGATTTAAATATATTTCCCGTTGCAACCGGAATGGACGAACACCGTCGCAACGCAATCGATTTCATTGAAGCTACACGTTGGGTAAGACAAAATCTTCCGCATGCTTCGGTGAGCGGTGGGGTTTCCAATGTTTCGTTCTCTTTCCGTGGAAATGATACCGTACGTGAGGCGATGCACTCAGTTTTTCTTTATCACGCAATTCAGGCTGGAATGAATATCGGAATTGTAAATCCGGCAATGCTTGAGGTTTATGATCAGATCAATAAAGAACTTTTAGAGCTTGTAGAAGATGTAATTCTCGACAAAAGAGAAGATGCAACCGAACGGCTCTTAGATTATTCTGAACGAAATAAATCGGTTAAAAAAGAAAAAGTTGAGGAGCTGGAATGGCGTACATATCCGCTGCAGGAAAGAATCACACATTCTTTAGTTAAAGGTATCGACCGTTTTATTGAAGAAGATGTAGAAGAAGCCAGATTGCTTGCTGACCGTCCTCTTCACGTCATCGAAGTCAATCTGATGACCGGAATGGGTGTTGTCGGAGATTTATTTGGTGCAGGAAAAATGTTCCTTCCGCAGGTAGTGAAATCTGCCCGTGTGATGAAAAAAGCGGTTGCTTATTTACAGCCATTTATTGAAGCTGAAAAAGACGTAGCTCAGAAACCCAACGGAAAAATTTTGATGGCAACCGTAAAAGGCGATGTTCATGATATTGGAAAAAATATTGTGAGCGTAGTATTGGGTTGTAATAACTACGATATTGTCGATTTGGGCGTGATGGTTCCTGCAGAGAAAATTATTCAGGCAGCCATTGATCACAACGTGGATGTTATTGGTTTGAGCGGATTGATTACCCCAAGTCTAGATGAAATGGTCTACATCGCTTCAGAATTGGAAAGACAGAATTTAAATTTCCCCTTATTGATCGGTGGTGCAACGACTTCGAAAGCGCATACTGCCGTAAAGATTGATTTAAAATATAAAAATGCTGTCGTTCACGTCAATGATGCTTCCAGAGCGGTCAACGTGGTAAGTTCATTGCTTGGAGACCGAAATAAGGAATATGTTGATGATTTAAAAAATGACTATTCAGATTTTAGAGAAAAATTCCTGAACAGGCAGGTTGATAAAAACTACGTTTCGATCGAAGATGCCCGAAAAGATAAGCTTAAAATCGATTGGGAGAAAGAAGAAATTTTCACGCCAAATAATTTAGGAATTCAGGTTTTTGAAAATCAGGATCTGGAAGAACTGATTCCTTTTATCGACTGGTCGCCGTTTTTCAGAAGCTGGGATCTCCATGGGAAATATCCGAATATTTTTGATGATGAGGTTGTTGGCGAGCAGGCAAAAGAACTGTTTGCAGACGGGCAGAAAATTTTAAGGAAGATTGTTGACGAAAAGCTTTTAGTAGCAAAAGCAATTTTTGGAATTTTTAAAGCCAATTCAAACGAAACTGATGATATTTTAATCTATGATGAAAATGATCAGGAGAAAGTGAAATTTTTAACTTTAAGGCAACAGGTTCAGAAATCAAAAGGCAAAGATTATATCGCATTAAGCGACTTTATAGCGCCAAAAAGTACAGGGAAAACCGATTACATGGGCGCTTTCTGCGTCTGCACAGGTTTCGGAACTGATGAATTATCTGATCAATATGAAAAAGACAACGATGATTATAATGCCATCATGGTAAAAGCAATTGCCGACCGTTTTGCTGAAGCTTACGCCGAATTTTTGCATAAAAAAGTTCGAACAGAATATTGGGGCTACGCCAATCAGGAAAATTTAAGCAACGAAGATTTAATTGCTGAAAAATACAAGGGAATTCGTCCGGCTCCGGGATATCCGGCTTGTCCGGATCATTTGGAAAAACATGCCATTTGGGATTTGTTGAAAGTGGAAGAAAACATCGGAGTTTATCTTACTGAAAGTTTAGCGATGTTCCCGACAGCTGCTGTTTCTGGATATTATTTTGGAAGTCCGCATGCAAAATATTTCGGCTTAGGAAAAATTTCAGAAGACCAATTGAAAGAATATTCCCAAAGAAAAGGAATTTCTTTACAGGAAGCTAGAAAATGGCTGAACCCTAATTTAGCAGATGGATTTTAA